One stretch of Punica granatum isolate Tunisia-2019 chromosome 5, ASM765513v2, whole genome shotgun sequence DNA includes these proteins:
- the LOC116207220 gene encoding probable calcium-binding protein CML49, with translation MSYPNYGYGAPSPQPPYGAPTAPYGAPTAGHQPAPYAPYGAPTAPYGAPASGEKPHKADKPPKDHAGAAYGAAHAPSPAAGAYPPTPMPFANPFAALMPSQFPPGTDPSLVSCFQMADQDRSGFIDDKELQRALSSYNQTFSMRTVHLLMYLFTNTNTRKIGPKEFTSVFYSLQNWRAIFERFDRDRSGKVDANELREALLSLGFSVSPMVLDLLVSKFDKSGGKNRAIEYDNFIECCLTVKGLTEKFKEKDTMYSGSASFTYEGFMLTVLPFLIA, from the exons ATGTCGTACCCGAACTATGGCTACGGTGCACCGTCACCTCAACCACCCTATGGTGCTCCCACCGCACCATATGGTGCTCCAACAGCGGGGCATCAGCCAGCACCGTACGCCCCGTATGGAGCTCCAACCGCCCCCTACGGGGCACCTGCATCAGGGGAGAAGCCCCACAAGGCCGACAAGCCCCCCAAGGACCATGCTGGTGCCGCCTATGGTGCTGCCCATGCTCCTTCTCCTGCAGCTGGTGCCTATCCACCGACTCCAATGCCATTCGCTAACCCGTTCGCAGCCCTCATGCCATCACAGTTCCCGCCCGGTACAGACCCGAGCCTGGTCTCTTGCTTTCAGATGGCCGACCAGGACCGAAGTGGGTTTATCGATGACAAGGAGCTCCAGAGGGCTCTCTCTTCGTATAACCAGACCTTCAGCATGAGGACAGTCCACCTGCTCATGTACTTGTTCACCAacaccaacactcgaaagatcG GACCCAAGGAATTCACTTCAGTGTTCTACAGTCTCCAGAACTGGAGG GCTATCTTTGAGAGGTTCGACAGGGACAGGAGTGGAAAAGTTGATGCAAACGAGTTGCGGGAGGCCCTCCTGAGCCTTGGGTTCTCGGTCTCCCCCATGGTGTTGGACTTGCTAGTCTCCAAGTTCGACAAGAGTGGAGGCAAGAACAGGGCCATCGAATACGACAACTTCATCGA GTGCTGCCTGACTGTTAAG GGACTAACCGAGAAATTTAAGGAGAAGGACACCATGTATTCGGGTTCAGCATCTTTCACTTACGAGGGCTTCATGCTGACCGTCCTCCCATTCCTGATTGCCTAG